The sequence TCACATCTCTTTGAGAACTGCTTACATCATTTTTGCTGTTGAAATAATCGATACTTGACTGTATTCCTGTTGCAGTATATGTTGCATTATAGCTGTGTAAAATATCAAACTTCGTAAACTGTCCGCTGATTATTGGTATGTTTTTTAGACCTGAATAAACAATTCTCCAGTTTGGTATTGGCATTCCTGCTTTCTTGGCATTGCCCATTCGTTCAGGACTTTTACCTTCCACCGCAGCACGGAATGCCGGGATTAAAACATAAGCATTAGAAATGCTGTGTCCATCTGTGAAACCATCATTTCCTGCAACACCACCCAATTGTTGCGAAATCACTCTCGCATTTTGTCTTATTGACTCATAAACGGCCTGCCCCGTTGAGAATGAAGTACTGGTAAGAATAACTGAGTTTGAGTAGCTCACCATATCACTTGCAAAGGTCAAATTCGGATTAGAGAAACCATCACTGTCCCGGAAGTTGAAACCGGTTTGTGAGAAGTTTCTGTTATACGTTTGCAATACATTAAAATCTATCCTAAAATCATTGACCGGCATCATCTGTAAGTTTGCCCGGAGTTCCCGTGTGGACATTTTCACATAAGGATCAATCATTAGTTCTGAATCACTCACCCATCCGTTTTCAATAACGGTACGTCTGATGTCTGCCTGAGATCCAAAAAGGAAACCAATCGTTGGGCCACCAAGAGTTTGTCCGTAACCATATCCATTTGGCGCTGATAATAATCCTGGTAGAACGGTACCATTATTTTCAGAATAATTAACATCTAACTGCTTGAATGAAGTTAAAACAAACGCTGCATTCTGTAAAATCGATAACTTGTTTTTAAACTTATAGCTTTTAAATTTATATCTCTTTTTATCCCAAGCCTGAGTATATGCATTATTCAATGAATCCATCTCCTGCTTACGTTTTTGAAGCGTAGTCGACATTTTTTGAAGTAATTAAACTGACCAAAGAACTTCGGAATATCTGCCGTTGCCGTTGCCTGAATAATACTTGTATTTTGACCGATTGATCCTAAACTTCCGTCTGGGCTTGATAGTAAAGCCGTCGATCTCGCATTCCAATTGTACTCGAAACCATATTGCAATTCTGCATCAATGAAATCTAAATACGGAAGTAGCTGGAATGGTAATTTGTAATTCAACTGAACTCTGTGATTATACAACACCGGTCTTCCCGATCTGAACATATTTCCAAAAATGGAAGAATTATCCATTGTATTGACATCTACATTATCATTAAGCGTTCTTGTACGAGAATTGATTTCCAGTTTTAAAGATTTAGTAAAATTAAATCCTAAACCATACTGCCAGCCGAAATAGAAGTTTCTGTTTTTGATTGCAGCGAAGTCATCGCCCAAGTTCCCGCTTAAAATCGCATCGATGTTTCTAAATTCAAGCTCGTTATAATTTCTGTCTAATTCTGTTCTGAAAGATAATCTTGTAGGAATCGGATTAAAATTAAATTCTTTTACCCATCTCAAATATTTGGTCGACTTAGCAGTGTCGCTGATCATTTTATTGAATGGCTTGATCACCCAAGGTTTGAAAGTATAATTATAATCTAAGAACCCTCTGAAATACTGTCTGTAATTCTTTTTGGTATAAATATCTCTGTAATAATCGTCGTTATAGACCGCAGTAAGAGAAAGGTTTTCTACGTCGTAGAATTTCGGCTTGCTGTTTTCTTTTACTCGTTCTTTATGCATATTCACAACACCCAAGCTTCTCTGTTGAGTATATGTTCTTGCAACTTTTTTGAGCTCTTCTTTGTTGGCAGCTTTGCTGAATTCAACATCGGTATCCAAAGGATTGTATTTCGGATCTTCGATGGTTTGAGAATAAGAATAGTTCACAGGAATTTTCACACCTGTTTTCTCTGGCAAGAATTTATCTACATTCACCTGAGTATTAATACTGAAAGCCGATTGTGTAGACTGATTTCTTTCTGCCGGCTTAGAATCTATGTTTCCAAAACCTACTGAGGTATATGATGCACTTGTGTTGACAACCGCAAAATCTCCAAGGTTGAAATTTAAGCTGGCATTTCCTGCATAACCTCCGTCATTTTCAATTTCTGAAAGACGAATTTCGTTGACCCAGAGAATTCTATCTATGGGTGCGGCATTAGGCTCGCCTCTCTCATATCCATTTCTAATCCCTAACATTATGGTCGTAATATTGCCTAAACTTGGTCGTCCTTTTATATATATTTTTTTGAAAGTATTCCCCCCTCCATATGTAGCATCTAACAATCTTTTTGCAACATCATTAGGATTATTTTTATCTCTTCTGATTTTTGCATCTACAAAATCTTGAATTTCCAAATCAACCTCATTTTCATAAGGCCATATTTCCATTGGTGCTGTCGCCGTCTTTGGTGTAATTTTTAATGATGCTTCGTATTCATAATAATTGTCTGTAGCATCACTACCAATACGTATAAAAAACTTTGTGCTTTTATCTATACCTGTAGCTCTGTTGCTTGGATCTTGTGCATGCACGAAAAGTTTTAATTTTTTGTATCTTCTCATATCCAAAGTAGTGTTTTTAAACACACCCTTAGCTTCACTCGCAGCAAGATCATCAGCCTTCATATATAAAGAGGCTTCGTTCTGTCTTTGCGCACCAGCATTTCCGCTCAAAACTTGTCTGTCAATTCCCGGAGGCAGTACGTAAGGTGGCTGGTTTAATGCATTTTCTTCAATATTTACACTCCCTACTTCAAAATTATTAAGAGTTGTGTCAATAATAGAACCTTCATCTGTTGCAGGATTTGTTCCTGTTATTGCAATATTTTTAGGATATCTTCTCCAGTCTGATCTTACTAAATCTATAGTTCCGAATCTTAACGTGGAAGTTTGCTCAAATCCTGTCATTAATAATCTTGCAAACCTTACATTATTAAGTACCGAAGCATCTTTATCACCTCCAACACCAGCTTCTGCATACTTAGAAACAGGAATTCTGAATAAATACCATTTCACATCATCAGTCTGTCCATTCTGGAAAGTCGCATTGACTGTTTTTACATCTACAATATTATTCTGACCTAATGTTAAATTTGCCTCAGCAAGACTAACGACATATTCGTTATAATTTTCACTTTGATCTAAGTTATAATCTCTGTTGATATCTTCTGCATCGGGAGTTTGCGAAGCCACTTCTAAAGTGTTGCTTTGCGAGTTCCCTTCCGGGCCTCTGAAATATTTGTATCGCTGAGCAATTGAAGCCGCTTGACTTCCTGTAAACTTCTCAGACATATAGAATACGAAATCATCAACTGCAGGGTCAGAAAGATTGAGAACAGGATTCACAAACGTACTTGTAGGGAATTTCAGACCTTCCTGATTAGAATTTAAACCATCATATCCGGCATCCTGAATCGTACGATCATCACCTTCACTAGAGAAAGCATATAAAATCGGCGGCTGTTTTGGCTGTGTTCCCCAGTTTGAATTTGATGTTGACGAAGTCTGCGCCGGTGTAGGCAATCCGTTTTCGTATTGCATCAATCCGTCTTTTAAAATATCTTCACTTACGTTTCCTAAATGAAGCAAAAGTTTAGGATCTGTACCTAAATTATTTCCGTCAGCATAAGGATCCATCATCCAGAATTCTACATATTCGATGTTTGAATTCACAAAGTTGGAAACCTGAATCGGTCTCATAATCCCTGCCCATCTTTGCTGTACTGTTTCCGAATTTGGATTGACGTTATAAGGACCTTTCTCTGAAGGATAATATGAAATATCAAAAGTATTGGTAAACGTCTGCTCACCCGCTACGAAATCTCTGTTGTTAAAGATTTCTGAGAACTGCACCCTTCTTGAAGCGTGATTGGAAACCGACTGTGCGGTAATTCCTACCGGAGCTTTACCACCAACTCCCCAGAATCTCGGGTCAATATTATACCAAGATAGCAAACCTCTACCGTAACCGTTGGTAACATTATCATTAGCTCCTGACCCACTGAAAATCGGGTAATTTTGATTTTTTTCAGGTTTTGAAGCCAAGCTCCATGCTGCAGGTTCTTTTAATGAAATCTTTGAAGTCGTTTGTTCAAAATCATCAATGTATGACTGATCATTTGTTCCTTTATTGATTCCCGGAAGTAAATATGCACCTTCCATTTTGAAGTTCAAATTAGATGGAGCTTCCGTATTGATTCCAGGAATTTTATCTGTTAATCTTGTCAGGAAAGGAAGCTGATTGTTGTACATCATGTTGATGCCCGCCATCGTATTATTAACGGCTTCCTGACCGTAATTTACTTTTTGAGTAAGCGGAGATTCAGAATAATTAACAACCGTTCCACCGAAGATAAAGTTTTCACTGACTCTTCTTTCTAAATTCACCCCTAAAAATCTTTTTCTCTGAGTATTGAAAGTCAATTGGTTTTCTAATGAAATATTGATTGCCTGACCAGACTGTTTTACGTTTTCATTGATGATGGTTACTGTCCCAAGCATATAATCAACGGTAAAGTCGACACCTTCTGTCAATTGTACCCCGTTTGCCGCAACTTTTACAGACCCCTGAGGTACATTTACTGCACCTAAAGAAATACCCTGTCCCTGAGCACCTTTGTAACGACCTTCCATCGTGTATCGCTGAGCAAGGTTACTTGATGTTGCTACTTGTTTTTGCTGTGTGTATAAATCTGTAAAGACATATTGTGGATTATTCCCCACGAGACCGGCCATATAACTTCCGAAAGGCTCTACTTTCGTATAAATAAGTTTCCCCAATTCCGGACGGATGGTGATTCCGTTGACAAAGTCAAAAACTCCGTCACCCATAACTCCGTTGCTGTTTTGTAAATCGCCATTGACATTCAGTCGGTCCCAGTTTAATAATTTCAATAAATTGGTATCCTGTACTGATGTATTTGGAAGATAATTTACCTTACCTCCGGTTTGTGCATCTCTATAATAAATATTTAAAATGAAACCATCCTGATCAACCTGACCGGCATCCAATGCATAAATATTCTTCATCATCAATTTCCACATTGGTGATGTTGTTTTTACAGTGGTATTCGGTTTCAGAACTTTAGTTACCAAAACCGGACTTTCCTCAGAAAATTCTCCGACTTTGTAAACCTGGTTGGTTCCGTTTACGGTATAAGAATAAGAAACTGCCAAAAGCTGATTATCATTCAGTCTTTGATTTAATGAAATATATCCTAACTGTGGATGAAAGGTAAATTCTGTACTCGTTAATCTTCTTGCTTTTCTGTTAAATATAAATTGTTCGCCATCTCCGTAAGCCTCAGTTCCACCTGTTGAATTGGGAAGAACCTGTCCGGCAATTGTATTGTACGCAGAATTAGCATCACGCAAACCTGCTCCTAAACCGGTAACTGCAGAATAAATTCCATTTTGAGAGTTATCCGGCAAGCCAGATGCTCCGTCTCCCAAATCTCGTACACCGACGATACTTTTCTGATATGCTAAATTGGAATTCCCTTGATCTAAAACCCAGACTTCCATTCTGCTGATGCTGATTCTTGAGTTGATCTGTGGATAATTAAGCAACGCATTGTCATAATTATTAAGGAAATAATGTCCGATGAAGTAATGCTGATTATCTTCGTAATCAATAGCGTTTACTTTAAATGTATTCATCACACCACCACCCTGTACAACAATATTTCTGGCTTCACCTTGTTGTTGTGAAAGCACTACCGTTCCGTAAGTTTTCCCTAATTGGAATTCAGTTTTCACCCCGAAAAGTGATTCTGAGCCACGAATTAAGCTTGTAGAAAGTGGCATATTTACGTTACCAAATTCAACTCTTTTGATGATTTTATCTTCACCTCCGGCGCTTGGTTTGTTTACCTCCCCCAAACCTTTTGTCTGAAGATCTTTCCAACTTCCTTTTGCCTGCCAAACCAAATTCATTCGGTTCTCAAAAGCAAAACCACTTTGTGTATCGTAGTTGGCTTTTAGCTGAAGGTTTTCACCCACTTTTCCAATTAAACCCAACTGAATTCTTTGGTCGATATCAAAGGTAAAACTGGTTCTGTTTTGAGGTAAAATTAAAGGGTTATCTATTTTCTGATATAAACCTGCAAAATCGAAAGAGGCATATCCTGAAGGAATAATTTCAATTTTATTACTTCCAAAAATGGCTTCAAAAAGCCTGTTATTAATTGTCAAAGAAGGAATTAAACCTTTTCTCTGAGCCTCGGAAGTATCTTTTCTGAAAAGCAGACTGTATCTTTCAGATTTATCTTTATAATAAGCTCTTGCCTGCTGAGCCTCCATAAATTCTTTATAATCTTCCGGCGACATCGCAGTGGGCTGACCCGTAATGGTATTTCCAATTTTAGGATATACATAGTACATCCCGGTTTTTATATCGTAGTAGCCTTCGTAATAGGTAGGATCACTTACTTTGTAATCTCTTTTTATCGAAAATGCGTCCGGATTTACCTGCCCAAATAGATTTATTGACAAGAATAAAAATGACAGGAACGAATATATCTTGAGAAACTTATTATTTTCCACCAAAAGTTAAATATTTTTTAAAATTTGTTTTACCAATTCTTCAACAGAAATCTCCGGATCCTGTTTGATGATACGATCAGCAATCTTCTCACTCATCCTCTTAGAAATCCCTAAAACTTCTAATGCAGATAACGCCTCATCCTTACTTTTATTATTTGCCAGAACAGAATTATTTTCTTCTGCACTGCCGAATTTCTGGACTTTATCTTTCAAATCAACAATGATTCTTTCCGCTGTTTTTGTCCCCAAACCTTTCGCTTTCTGAATAACGGCACTATTTTTGGAAAGTATGGCTGTGGCAATCTCAGAAAGGCTTAAAGTTGACAGTAAAATCAATGCTGATACAGCACCAACTCCGTTAACACTTATTAAGAGATTAAACATTTCTTTTTCTAAACGAGTCTTAAAACCGAAAAGCAAATGTGCGTCTTCGCGTATAATTTGCTGAATAAAAAGCATGGTTTCCTGATTCAAAGTCAGGGTTTGTGAGGTCATTAAACTGATACCAACATAATATCCCACGCCATTGACGTTGATAACTGCGTAAGTTGGTGTAAGCTCCTGAACAATTCCTTGTAAAGAAAATATCATCATTAATTTTTATAACTTCCAAATATAGTAATTTAAACTAAGTAATAAATTCATTTAACACAAGAATGATATTTAACTTTTTTTGTCATTGCAAAGACAATGAATTAACTAAAAAAACAAAAAACGCCAAAATTGATTTGGAGTTTTTTGTTTCTTTTTAAAACTTTACAATATAATGTGAAAGAAATACACTAATCTATATATTTACTATCTAATCCTGCATTTTTGTAAATTAAAACTGAAGTGTCATAAAAATTTTTGTTATCATCTTTCCTATTACCAAGAACAAGATGTTTTATAGTATCACCACATCTTGTATAAATAATTTCACTTGCTCCTGCATCCACGTAAACAATCTCAACTTCTTTTACTGTTAAAGTATCATTGGCTAAAGCACTATCCTCATTCTTAATTTTTAAGAACATTTTTAACATTTCCTGATACTCTTTTTTCTTGATAGGTTTTCTAGAATAAAATTTTCCGTGATAAGTAAGCTCTACTTTTATATCTTTTTTGTTGGGAATATATTTAATTAAAATTTTATCATCCTTTCTTGATATAGGAGAACCATGGTAATTATATTCTAAATATTCCACCCCATGGTTGTATGAAGCACAAGAAATAACAAATAATAAAAAAAGGAAACATAAAAATTTATAAATCATTACTATTTATTGTTTTATCATGGTAAATTCTCCTGTAGGAAGTGCGAAAGCAAGAGGCTCAGGAGTTCCTTCTTCCCAAATGGTAGCGCTTAGGTTGTTAATTTTCGCCTGCATTACCTGTTGCCCATTTACAACTGTTCTTCGCATTAGGAAACTTGCACGAACACCAGAAATTTTATCTATAATTCTTACTACTACTCTTTTCTCATTAGGATTGCATTGAGGGCATTTCCATAAGCGAGTATTATTCCATAGTATTCCGTTTCCTGCAATACCATGCTTCAAGTATTGATCAGAATAAACGATATTCAAATTAGATAGAGTATTTATTTTTTCAACGCCATTTTCTATGTATTGATATTCTCCAATGATGATATCCTCATAATGCGAACTTACAGGTTGCTGTATCATTTTTTTTAATACGATTTTGAGGCTCTTGTTTCCATTAGTATATACGTAAGTTCCTTGAAAGGAGTCTAATAGATTGTTCATGTCTTTTCGGTAATATCCGGCAGGTTTTCCAA comes from Chryseobacterium sp. 3008163 and encodes:
- the ruvA gene encoding Holliday junction branch migration protein RuvA, with amino-acid sequence MIFSLQGIVQELTPTYAVINVNGVGYYVGISLMTSQTLTLNQETMLFIQQIIREDAHLLFGFKTRLEKEMFNLLISVNGVGAVSALILLSTLSLSEIATAILSKNSAVIQKAKGLGTKTAERIIVDLKDKVQKFGSAEENNSVLANNKSKDEALSALEVLGISKRMSEKIADRIIKQDPEISVEELVKQILKNI
- a CDS encoding DUF6705 family protein, encoding MKTTFLLFIILISTFFKSQSVIIDIEESGFGKPAGYYRKDMNNLLDSFQGTYVYTNGNKSLKIVLKKMIQQPVSSHYEDIIIGEYQYIENGVEKINTLSNLNIVYSDQYLKHGIAGNGILWNNTRLWKCPQCNPNEKRVVVRIIDKISGVRASFLMRRTVVNGQQVMQAKINNLSATIWEEGTPEPLAFALPTGEFTMIKQ